The bacterium region GGATAAGTCAAGAACATCGTTCAAGTATTTTGCCCGAATTTTCTTGATTTTTTCAAGGTTTAATGGTAATATAATAAATTCTATAAGTTACTAATAAATAAACGGCTTAATCAGATAAAAGGCAACCATTCGGCCACAAAGACACTAAGACACTGAGGCCATAAATAATGAAAGAATCTAATGTAAAATCTTTGAGAATAAAATTTAAAAAATAAATTGCACAATAGTCTTTTAATCGTGAACCCAAGGTTTCATTTCCCTTTGCGACTTGGTGCCTTAGTGGCGCTAAATGGTAAAATTTCAAATTTCAAATTTCAAGGAAAATCAGCATGATCAAGATCACCCTGCCGGACGGCAAGATCAAGGAGTTCGAACCGGGCGTTTCCAGCCTGGATATCGTCAAATCAATAGGCGCGGGGCTGGCCAAAGCATCACTGGCGGCCACCCTGGACGGCAAGCCCGTCGACCTGTCGGCCAAGGTCGACCGCGACGCCAAATTCTCGGCTTTGACCTTCGACTCGGAGCAGGGCAAGGAAGTGCTGCGCCACTCGACCAGCCATCTGATGGCCCAGGCCGTCACCGGGCTTTTCCCCGGCACCAAGGCGGCCATCGGCCCGGCCATCGAGGACGGTTATTACTACGATTTCGACCGGCCCGAGCCCTTCTCCTCCGACGACCTGGCCAAGATCGAGAAGAGGATGGCCGAGCTGGCGGCCCAGGACATCACCATCGTCCGCCGGGAGATGCCGCGGGAGGAGGCCCTGGAGCACTTTAAACAGCTGGGCGAAAAATACAAGGTGGAGCTGATCGAGGCCCTGCCCCAGGGCGAGGTCATCTCCTTTTACCAGCAGGGCGACTTCATAGACCTCTGCCGGGGGCCGCACCTTCCCTCCACCGGGCGGATCAAGCACTTCAAGCTGCTGTCGGTGGCCGGGGCCTACTGGCGGGGCGACGAGCGCAACCAGATGCTGCAGCGGATCTACGGCACCGTCTTTGACAAGAAGGAGCAGCTGGACGAGCACCTGAACAAGCTGGAGGAGATCAAAAAGCGCGACCACCGGAAACTGGGCCGGGAGCTGGACCTGTTCTCGCTGCACGAGGAGGCCGGCCCGGGCCTGGTCTACTGGCACCCCAAGGGCGGCCGGATGCGGGTGCTGATAGAGAACCACTGGCGCCAGCGGCACTATGAAGAGGGATATGACATCCTGTTCACCCCCCACATGGGCAAGGAGTGGCTGTGGCAGACCTCGGGCCACCTGAATTTCTACCAGGACGGGATGTACTCCCCGATGGAGCTGGACAAGGCCAACTATTATGTCAAGCCCATGAACTGCCCGTTCCACATCCTGATCTACAACACCGGCCACCATTCCTACCGCGACCTGCCGCTGCGCTGGGCGGAGCTGGGCACGGTCTACCGCTACGAGCGGAGCGGGACCCTGCACGGACTGATGCGGGTGCGGGGCTTTACCCAGGACGACGCCCACATCATCTGCACCCCGTCCCAGATAGACGATGAGATCCTGAGGGTGCTGGACTTCTCGCTGTCGATGTTCAACGACTTCGGATTCAAGGACGTCAAGATCGAACTTTCGGTGCGCGACTCCAAGAACCTGGACAAGTACGCCGGAGGGGACGAGATGTGGGTCAAGGCCGAGGAGTCTTTGGTCAAGGCCCTCAAGGCCCGGAACATAG contains the following coding sequences:
- the thrS gene encoding threonine--tRNA ligase, with amino-acid sequence MIKITLPDGKIKEFEPGVSSLDIVKSIGAGLAKASLAATLDGKPVDLSAKVDRDAKFSALTFDSEQGKEVLRHSTSHLMAQAVTGLFPGTKAAIGPAIEDGYYYDFDRPEPFSSDDLAKIEKRMAELAAQDITIVRREMPREEALEHFKQLGEKYKVELIEALPQGEVISFYQQGDFIDLCRGPHLPSTGRIKHFKLLSVAGAYWRGDERNQMLQRIYGTVFDKKEQLDEHLNKLEEIKKRDHRKLGRELDLFSLHEEAGPGLVYWHPKGGRMRVLIENHWRQRHYEEGYDILFTPHMGKEWLWQTSGHLNFYQDGMYSPMELDKANYYVKPMNCPFHILIYNTGHHSYRDLPLRWAELGTVYRYERSGTLHGLMRVRGFTQDDAHIICTPSQIDDEILRVLDFSLSMFNDFGFKDVKIELSVRDSKNLDKYAGGDEMWVKAEESLVKALKARNIEYERMEGEAVFYGPKIDIKIKDSLSRLWQCSTIQFDFNLPEKFGMTYIAEDGKEHRPYMVHRTLLGSMERFFGVLIEHYAGNFPLWLAPVQLMVMNITDAQADYARQVADKLSARGFRVLLNLGGEKVGAKIRDAEMQKIPGMVIVGAKEAESGLVSLRRHGIGDAGQMTVEELAERLNREVADKK